A window of Argopecten irradians isolate NY chromosome 1, Ai_NY, whole genome shotgun sequence contains these coding sequences:
- the LOC138336955 gene encoding solute carrier family 35 member F1-like encodes MGCFSSSEELLSTNYTEHGEGQTCGNKVKQLVSGTSRVVKSRQFWKAVLLGQFISLLLCGCAVTSGLLSNQGVNIPTAQSFLNYVLLCVTFTPVLACRRGDKNIVHNLKTWGWKYILISIADVEANFLVVSAYQYTTVTSVQLLDCFSIPTVLLLSCLVLRTRYKPLNYVGILVCLLGMGGLVLTDFLSGNVNVKDVSKAPNKVLGDMLCIAGASLYGVSNVAEEYVVKIYDKADFLGMVGLFGSFVNGIQFAITERNRLGEIDFSSYQILLPLIGFTVFQYLLYTCMTIVIQQTSATAVNISILSADFYTLLFGLYLFKYEFHILYFLSFVLILSGIAIYSCQTTESQHADISNTTSPPTPSRESYEQMEESSVDD; translated from the exons ATGGGCTGTTTCTCCAGCAGTGAGGAGTTACTCTCCACCAACTACACAGAACATGGTGAAGGACAAACATGTGGCAATAAGGTCAAACAACTTGTCAGTGGTACTAGTCGAGTTGTCAAATCAAG ACAATTTTGGAAAGCTGTTTTGTTGGGACAGTTTATTTCTCTCCTTCTCTGTGGATGTGCTGTCACCAGTGGTCTATTATCCAATCAGGGGGTGAATATCCCTACTG CTCAAAGTTTCCTCAACTATGTGTTGCTGTGTGTGACCTTCACCCCTGTCCTGGCATGTCGTCGTGGGGACAAGAATATTGTACACAATCTGAAGACATGGGGCTGGAAGTACATCCTCATCTCTATTGCTGATGTGGAGGCCAACTTCCTGGTGGTCAGTGCCTATCAGTATACAACAGTGACCAGTGTACAG CTGCTGGACTGTTTCAGCATTCCTACAGTTTTACTCTTGTCTTGCCTCGTTCTTCGTACCCGCTACAAACCACTGAACTATGTAGGAATCCTTGTCTGTCTCCTGGGTATGGGTGGATTAGTTCTCACTGACTTTCTGTCTGGCAATGTCAATGTCAAGGACGTTTCAAAAG CACCCAATAAGGTTTTGGGAGACATGCTATGCATAGCTGGTGCCAGTCTGTATGGTGTTTCTAATGTGGCTGAGGAGTATGTCGTTAAAATCTACGATAAAGCCGACTTTCTAGGCATGGTTGGACTGTTTGGGAGTTTTGTTAATGGCATACAATT TGCTATCACAGAACGAAACAGACTAGGAGAAATTGACTTCTCATCTTACCAAATAT tacTGCCCCTGATTGGCTTCACAGTCTTTCAGTACCTCCTCTACACCTGTATGACCATTGTGATACAACAGACCAGTGCAACTGCTGTCAACATCTCCATCTTGTCAGCAGATTTCTACACACTGCTGTTTGGTCTTTATCTGTTTAAATATGAA TTCCACATTCTGTATTTCCTGTCCTTTGTACTGATTCTGAGTGGGATAGCAATATACTCGTGCCAGACAACAGAATCACAACATGcagacatcagtaacactacaTCTCCACCAACACCATCAAGGGAATCCTACGAGCAAATGGAGGAGTCCAGTGTAGACGACTGA